Below is a genomic region from Asterias amurensis chromosome 4, ASM3211899v1.
TAAATGAGTTCAGATTTAGAAATGGCCGCCTCTACTATCACAAGAAGGATACTtcatatcaacagagggcgatgtAACCATCCAAGAGTGCTAACCCACCGCTCCGGCAACAGAATTGTGTTAACTCACACATGCTCCTCTCGTAAATGACGTAAACCGAGGATTAGTCCCAAAAGCTTAGATATCTCAGTGGCGTCCAAACTGGCTATAATGCTGCATTTATCACTatttttcaaagcgaggacgtcctcgctgTGCTAAAAGTCCTCGATTCGCGAGTGTGTATTCACACCGAAGAGCTCGGTTTGCAGCGATGACAAGTACAAGATTGCAGgattttaaaaaccattttgttgcattttccaaTTATTTAAATAAGCACCAATTGTCTGTACTTTGCTTGGAAGTAGAGTGATACCATGAAGTTACTTACTTTTGTCTGACCCTCCCCAGCTCATACATCCTTTTCTTGGCATCAAGTATCTTGTGCACCTTCTTGAGGTGTTGGGCGAGATGAAGGAATTTTGTTCCCTTAAATGAAAATATGCTTAATTTCGACCTCTGCTGAAGTTTTACCAAATTGCCATGTGATTTAGTTTTCGTGTGATACAAGATTAAATTGCTTGAGCTATGACAATATTGGACTCGTCTTGGGCTCGTCCAATATTGTCATAGCTCAAGCAATATATTCTTGTATCAAGCTCAAATCAATCCACTATTATATGAATACTCACATCCATTTTGTGTTTATACCAAAGGTGGATGTCCACCCGCTTTAGTCCTTTGCCGTAGCAGCCAGGGACTGGACAGTCCGCCAACTTTCTCTCGTAAATCTTCTTCTTGCTTCTTTTGGGTTTGGTTATTGGCTctctttaaatacaaaatttattaAGTTTACTGTTAATTATTACTGGTAGGTTATTTGAACTGGATACAATCAAACAAGGCTTGGTCTTTGTCTGTGTATTTGGAAACAATTAAATATGTGGAATGCTTCTACTTGGTATGTACCATACACTCTAACCTCTAACCTCCATATtccctcttgtgatttttagaggatgtacatgtacactgatgaTGAGGGTGGTCTCTAGATGATTGGCTGTGAGATGACTATTTGCTTTTGGTTGTCCATTCCAGTCacattgttattattgtgtacatgtaggtacaatTAATAAGTGTTGTGTTGTGCGGtttaattaaatgtttgtgTCCTCTTCTGTCATCATCCAAAATAAAAGATCGTAGAGGCTGTTAAAATGATGAGAATCGATATACTTCTGTCTGTACTTTGCTTGGAAGTAGAGTGATACCATGAAGTTACTTACTTTTGTCTCACCCTCCCCAGCTCATACATCCTTTTCTTGGCATCAAGTATCTTGTGCACCTTCTTGAGGTGTTGGGCGAGATGAAGGAATTTTGTTCCCTTAAATGAAAATATGCTTAATTTCGACCTCTGCTGAAGTTTTACCAATTGCCATGTGATTTTCATATCTTCATATCTAGGCTTTTAGTGTTTATACTCGAGTACATATAAAAGATGCTCGAAATCAGCCCCATGCACACATCACACACACAAGATTGCAGgattttaaaaaccattttgttgcattttccaattatttaaataaacacaaattgtcTGTACTTTGCTTGGAAGTAGAGTGATACCATGAAGTTACTTACTTTTGTCTCACCCTCCCCAGCTCATACATCCTTTTCTTGGCATCAAGTATCTTGTGCACCTTCTTGAGGTGTTGGGCGAGATGAAGGAATTTTGTTCCCTTAAATGAAAATATGCTTAATTTCGACCTCTGCTGAAGTTTTACCAATTGCCATGTGATTTTCATATCTTCATATCTAGGCTTATAGTGTTTGTACTCGAGTACATATAAAAGATGCTCGAAATCAGCCCCATGCACACATCACACACACAAGATTGCAGgattttaaaaaccattttgttgcattttccaaTTATTTAAATAAGCACCAATTGTCTGTACTTTGCTTGGAAGTAGAGAAATACCATGAAGTTACTTACTTTTGTCTGACCCTCCCGAGCTCATACATCCTTTTCTTGGCATCAAGTATCTTGTGCACCTTCTTGAGGTGTTGGGCGAGATGAAGGAATTTTGTTCCCTTAAATGAAAATATGCTTAATTTCGACCTCTGCTGAAGTTTTACCAATTGCCATGTGATTTTCATATCTTCATATCTAGGCTTATAGTGTTTATACTCGAGTACATATAAAAGATGCTCGAAATCAGCCCCATGCACACATCACACACACACCaatacatgtgtacactgcAGATTGAGGACATACTTTTCATACTATCCAATGGAGGACATTGCCAAAAGTCGAATGGTACCTATCGATGTGAGGACATAACACATGAATCCTTGTTCTTGCGGTTCACTAATGTCAATGTGTATACTGGCCTTCTAGGAAATTTTGTTGGGggtggtacatgtattttcttgttcttggggggggggggggcaggccaAAGGTCTAGACTAATAATTTGGCTGTGCCTACAGAGTCACTCTAGGttatgactgtactttggtggtgcatgagaccttaaatttgttgaagtgTCATCGTGTTTCTACAAAAGTCCTTAATGTTTCTCCAAGTTCTGGTCTGCAATGCCACAGGACAGGACGATTCAATGTCACGTTTCCCTGGAATCTTCTTCAGCAAACAGAATCTCTGCAAGCCCTCGGTGACGTCTTTCTTTTCCTGGGCAGTCCAGGGGCGTCGCTTGAATTGTCGACGCTTGACTTGTCGATCTTTTGGAGCTGGATCCGTTTGGGTTGGTGGCCTTCCTACAACACACAGGAAAGAAGAGGTAAATTAGTCAACATAATCAAATGGGGCTGATACATAACCTAAATATGTTCATGTTACCGATGTGACATTTACTCCTCGAGTAAATCAATACGCAACTGAGCACAAAAGAATGCGATAAAGGTACCTGCAGAAAATGCCTGACAagaagcagccatcttgtttcatGCTACCGTACAAAATGAGTTGCCGAGATGGGCTAATCACTCGGCTGTGCCTACAGAGTGACTTTAGGttatgactgtactttggtggtgcatgacaccttaaatttgttgacaGCAAACGGAGTCTGGCATCTTATCGCATTTGGGTCTAGGGGGGTCGGTCAACAGGGAATAGGACCAGCATATGCAAGAGACCTACAAGAGATATAGGCAGTCacaaatattacaaacttaCTGTCATCAACACTGTCCTCCAAAGCTGGGTCACACGAGTCACCTGAATCACTGCTGTCCTCATCGCTGCTGAAgccttctgcaataaaaagaaataaaacttcTACAGTTAGCTTTGATTGCTTTCTggcacacaaataaaaatgtgggcCAATCCGTTGGGTTGGGTGTGTGGGGTTTGGGGTCTACAGTGAATGATGttcaaaatggggggggggggggttaggtgaTGACGGCCACAGGCCGAGTTATCATGCCCCAAAAACAAAGAGCAATTGTAACATTTAGGTATGCTTGCTTTTTGGCGCACACACCTAAACATGTTGGCCAATCCattgggggggggatggggggggaggttgtacagtgaatgaatgTTATGGGGGGGGAGTTACCACAGTTTGAATTAATTTGGAAAGACAAGTTAAAAACGGGTTTGTTTACCTCCAGTAACATGCAACTCCTCCAAAGATTTGCCATGTTGCGAAACCAAGTTGCCTCTCTCCAAGCTGAGGAAAAGTCTAGACAGTTTGGTAACCCTCTGGACAGTGTCTGGCAACCGGTAGTACTCACGATGGACCCGCAAATCATGACCCATGAAGTCTGCAAGTGTTTCAAGCTGATGTTCATTCAAGGCCAGAATTTGCGAAACAGTCGCTACATGTTTACGAAGCTTTGTAGACCGCATGCTATCAGCATTCTCAAGGCCCGCCTGATTTGCATATGCTCGTAGACAGTCGCTTCCTCGTATATGACCTGAGCCTCCGTAACAACTTCGTGCGAATAAGAATATATTGTCTTGTGCCACTCCAGCTGCATTTCTATTTGCGACCAGAGCCTTCAACCACGCCATCACATCAGTACCAAGAAGCACAGGAACAGTTCTGCCCCTCTTACCAACTATTTCAATGACTTTGAACATTTTACAGAGGTGCCGTTCAAGATCAGTCATCACGCAATCACCATTCACAATGGCTGCACTACTTCGCTTCTGAAAATCTTCAAGTTTCATTTTGGATACTTCCCCCTGTCGTCTgcggttgaagataatgagatgGCACAGTGTGACTTCATTCAATTTCTTCCAAGCTGGTGTAATTTCATGGCCCTTAGCAGAGTGTAGGAGCTGCACTTCCCGGTTGCCAGTTTCATGAAGGAACGATGAGATTTTCACCACATCTGCATTTGTGGGGAGATCAGCAGGTTTGTTGCGCTTTCCTTGGTACAGTGTTCTGTGGGCGTGCGTTGACACAAGTTCTGGCCACTTTATTTCACATAACTGCCTAAACTGTTCGGCCTGTTCCGCTTTTTGCCTAAGATTAAACTCTAAAGCACTTGCTTGCAGTATGAGTGCACATCTCTTGATGGAATGTCCAATCTTGAGTGCTAGAGATGGAACGTGATACATCTGTTTTCCTTCACTGAAGCCGGCGACATCATGAACAGCCTTGACGATATCATTCAGATGGCGGGGATGCACGAATACTTCCAGTGATGCATTTGGTTGGTGGGTGTTTTGTCTCAGTTGTATAACAAGACGACCAAGTTCTCGTAGTTTGTTCCGAATGTAGCCATGTTGGGTAACATCGTGGCCAAGTCTAAGGTATTCACGTTTGGCAACTTCCAGAATCAAAGAATCATTCTTGACAATCAGACCAACATTGTCTCTCCTCATAGAACTAAGAACCTTGTTCAACTGGAAAGATACACCAGCAGGGGGTGGTTTTAACAAATCACTCTTGTTAGCTACTCGCCCCCTAACACGACCTCTCCTACTGCTACCATCAGTCTGTGCAGGGAGCGCAGGCTTAAGTGGGCACTGATGACGCCAAAGATCAAGACGCACGTAATAGCCATAACAATGTATGCATGGTCCATATGCGTGTGGAGATGCCTCATGATTTGGTCTGTATACTATAATAAGGACACCCTTTCCCTCTCTAAGGACTTGGCAATTGTGTCTGTGATTACCAATATTGCGGATGTATAACAGAAGTTTCTTGCGGGCACTAACGTCGGTCTCCGATGCTATCTCTACAACTTCCCTCTCCTCTTTGTGACGCGACTGAAGATGACGGGGTAACTTGGCCTGAGGCTCATCACAGTAAAAgcaatagtgttttttgtccCATTTCCTTTGTCTACCGACATTATCGGTCTGCATGACTGTTACGGCACACTTCTCACTCGAATCATTTGTTTCACATCCTACAGCTTCATTGCT
It encodes:
- the LOC139936060 gene encoding uncharacterized protein, which gives rise to MLETAELHQSNEAVGCETNDSSEKCAVTVMQTDNVGRQRKWDKKHYCFYCDEPQAKLPRHLQSRHKEEREVVEIASETDVSARKKLLLYIRNIGNHRHNCQVLREGKGVLIIVYRPNHEASPHAYGPCIHCYGYYVRLDLWRHQCPLKPALPAQTDGSSRRGRVRGRVANKSDLLKPPPAGVSFQLNKVLSSMRRDNVGLIVKNDSLILEVAKREYLRLGHDVTQHGYIRNKLRELGRLVIQLRQNTHQPNASLEVFVHPRHLNDIVKAVHDVAGFSEGKQMYHVPSLALKIGHSIKRCALILQASALEFNLRQKAEQAEQFRQLCEIKWPELVSTHAHRTLYQGKRNKPADLPTNADVVKISSFLHETGNREVQLLHSAKGHEITPAWKKLNEVTLCHLIIFNRRRQGEVSKMKLEDFQKRSSAAIVNGDCVMTDLERHLCKMFKVIEIVGKRGRTVPVLLGTDVMAWLKALVANRNAAGVAQDNIFLFARSCYGGSGHIRGSDCLRAYANQAGLENADSMRSTKLRKHVATVSQILALNEHQLETLADFMGHDLRVHREYYRLPDTVQRVTKLSRLFLSLERGNLVSQHGKSLEELHVTGEGFSSDEDSSDSGDSCDPALEDSVDDRRPPTQTDPAPKDRQVKRRQFKRRPWTAQEKKDVTEGLQRFCLLKKIPGKRDIESSCPVALQTRTWRNIKDFCRNTMTLQQI